From Paenibacillus sp. V4I7, one genomic window encodes:
- a CDS encoding amino acid permease yields MSNPSNHHEKDKSDLNKFGYAQELLRSMGGFSNFAISFSIISILTGAVSLYGHGLTYGGAGMMGFGWPIVALFVMFVAAVMAELASAIPTAGALYHWAAILKNKRWGWYTAWINLIGQIGIVAGIDYSVALFADPLIASVFGYESSNTTVLICFTIILLTHGILNHIGIRIVSKLNDFSAWYHIAVVAVLVLSLAFFTKGNLNPVDYLFKVGETFSDKPYMFAFLIGLLQAQWTFTGYDASAHTIEETINPRVRAPWGIFTSVAYSFVIGFVMLAFVTLSIKDAGAAAGSSNAFIYVISQALGGTFGSVILWLVTAAMWFCGLASITSFSRMMYAFSRDKGMPMSNQWAQISKKYRTPAKAIWLAIILSFLLAFIDYIIKTVNPDATYTTIAFLTGVSVVGLYVAYGIPIYLKLRAKAEGRFQDKHLGPWNLGKYSTFISVVALLWIIFICIVMVIPPNQMAGYAVAGMLILLVIMDLAYYKNHFPGPQAALNTSMEEIVRREKELEETSSV; encoded by the coding sequence ATGAGCAACCCTTCCAATCATCATGAAAAAGACAAAAGTGATTTAAACAAGTTCGGTTATGCCCAAGAACTGCTGCGCAGTATGGGCGGATTTTCCAATTTTGCGATTTCATTCTCCATCATTTCCATTCTCACTGGCGCTGTATCGTTATACGGCCACGGATTAACCTATGGCGGTGCGGGCATGATGGGCTTTGGCTGGCCGATTGTCGCCCTTTTTGTCATGTTCGTAGCAGCAGTCATGGCTGAGCTTGCTTCGGCCATTCCGACGGCTGGTGCCTTGTACCACTGGGCAGCTATTTTGAAAAACAAACGCTGGGGCTGGTACACCGCCTGGATCAATCTGATCGGCCAAATCGGGATTGTGGCTGGTATCGATTATTCAGTAGCCCTATTCGCCGATCCTCTCATCGCGAGTGTATTCGGTTATGAATCCAGCAATACAACCGTGTTGATTTGTTTCACGATCATATTACTCACGCATGGCATTCTGAATCATATCGGGATTCGTATCGTTTCTAAGCTGAATGATTTCTCGGCATGGTACCATATCGCTGTGGTGGCGGTGCTGGTTTTGTCACTTGCCTTTTTCACCAAAGGCAATTTGAATCCTGTCGATTATTTGTTCAAAGTGGGCGAAACTTTTTCGGATAAACCGTATATGTTTGCTTTTCTGATCGGACTTTTGCAAGCGCAGTGGACATTTACGGGATATGATGCCTCTGCTCATACCATTGAAGAGACCATTAACCCTCGTGTGCGTGCGCCTTGGGGCATTTTCACATCCGTTGCCTACTCGTTTGTCATTGGATTCGTTATGCTTGCTTTTGTCACCTTGTCCATTAAGGATGCCGGTGCTGCTGCCGGTTCAAGCAATGCGTTCATCTATGTCATCAGCCAAGCGCTTGGCGGTACATTCGGCTCCGTTATTCTATGGTTGGTCACTGCCGCGATGTGGTTCTGCGGTCTAGCTTCTATCACTTCCTTCTCACGTATGATGTATGCCTTCTCTCGTGACAAAGGGATGCCGATGAGCAACCAATGGGCACAAATTTCGAAGAAATACCGTACACCTGCTAAAGCCATTTGGCTGGCTATTATTCTTTCGTTCCTGCTCGCTTTCATTGACTACATCATCAAAACGGTGAATCCGGATGCGACTTACACGACGATTGCGTTCCTAACTGGGGTCAGTGTTGTGGGCTTATATGTGGCTTACGGCATACCAATCTATCTCAAACTCAGAGCTAAAGCGGAAGGCAGATTTCAAGATAAGCATCTCGGACCGTGGAATCTCGGGAAATACAGCACGTTCATTTCTGTCGTCGCGCTTCTGTGGATCATCTTCATCTGCATCGTCATGGTAATTCCTCCGAATCAAATGGCCGGTTATGCCGTTGCTGGGATGCTGATTCTTCTAGTCATTATGGATTTAGCTTATTACAAAAATCACTTCCCTGGGCCACAGGCCGCACTTAACACTTCCATGGAAGAAATCGTTCGCCGAGAAAAAGAACTTGAAGAAACTTCCTCTGTTTAA
- the eutC gene encoding ethanolamine ammonia-lyase subunit EutC gives MNKVIPMDQLVDMVMAELEKKLSASTAVDIPAVNRSLNPTPVDEEAQRSTRVDMVSELAPSTELDTFTSKVPTPKWEEGMNELLASTPARIGVWRTGTRALTKEVLKFRRDHAAAVDSIYGDASQALLDEFGLFTVETRYENTENYLKRPDMGRIVTEEGIAEIQKRCKMKPQVQIVVSDGLSANAVDANLGDVYPALLDSLSAYGLSTGTPFFVRGGRVAVMDHIGEIVQPEVLVLLIGERPGLVSSKSLSAYICYKPRKGTVESDRTVISNIHRGGTPPLEGGAHIGTIVNKMLEQKTSGVNLEI, from the coding sequence ATGAACAAAGTTATCCCCATGGATCAGCTTGTTGATATGGTGATGGCAGAGCTTGAGAAGAAGCTGTCTGCATCAACTGCTGTTGATATTCCGGCGGTTAATCGCTCTTTGAATCCTACCCCTGTTGATGAGGAAGCACAGCGATCTACCCGAGTAGACATGGTGTCGGAACTGGCCCCGTCCACCGAATTGGACACATTCACCTCTAAAGTACCAACTCCCAAATGGGAGGAAGGGATGAATGAGCTGCTTGCCAGCACACCGGCACGTATCGGCGTATGGCGTACGGGTACGAGGGCACTCACCAAAGAGGTGCTTAAATTTCGCCGTGACCATGCCGCAGCTGTCGATTCCATATATGGGGATGCGAGTCAAGCGCTTTTGGACGAATTCGGTTTGTTTACGGTGGAAACCCGTTATGAGAATACGGAAAACTATTTAAAACGTCCTGATATGGGACGTATTGTTACCGAAGAAGGAATCGCAGAAATTCAAAAAAGGTGCAAGATGAAGCCGCAGGTGCAGATAGTCGTTTCGGATGGACTTAGTGCCAATGCGGTAGACGCCAATTTGGGCGATGTGTATCCTGCGCTGCTTGATTCGCTTAGTGCTTACGGGTTATCCACAGGTACTCCGTTTTTCGTCCGTGGCGGCAGGGTCGCTGTTATGGATCACATCGGCGAAATTGTGCAGCCGGAAGTGCTTGTGCTTTTGATCGGGGAAAGACCTGGACTTGTTTCGTCTAAATCGCTTAGTGCTTACATCTGTTACAAACCGCGTAAAGGCACTGTGGAGAGCGACCGCACGGTGATTTCCAATATACATCGCGGGGGCACCCCTCCACTGGAAGGCGGTGCGCATATCGGCACCATCGTGAATAAAATGCTTGAGCAAAAAACGAGCGGTGTCAACTTGGAAATTTAA
- a CDS encoding ethanolamine ammonia-lyase subunit EutB, whose amino-acid sequence MNLKTTLLGTTFQFKNLKEVMAKANEEKSGDQLAGISALDAKERIAAKLVLSDLTLGDIRNHPLLPPEIDEVSRVIEDGINEKIYTEVRNWTVAELREYLLRQETGNDEIRRLSRGLTSEMVAAVTKLMSNLDLVQAASKMEVTTHCNITIGQKGVLSGRAQPNHPTDNIQGIKAALFEALSYGIGDAVIGINPVIDSADSVKNILQVTKEVMEKWQIPTQNCVLAHIKTQMRAIRQGAPADMVFQSLAGTEDGNKAFGIDVSLLNEADELIAREGTGTGPNLWYFETGQGSELSAEAHHGIDQVTLESRCYGLARKYKPFIVNTVVGFIGPEYLYDSKQVIRAGLEDHFMGKLQQLPMGVDVCYTNHMKADQNDMDNLAVLLSAAGVNYLIGVAMADDCMLNYQSTSYHDIATLRELMRLRPAPAFEQWLVKMGIMENGRLTPMAGDPTLFM is encoded by the coding sequence GTGAACCTGAAGACTACGTTGCTTGGTACAACCTTTCAATTCAAAAATTTAAAGGAAGTCATGGCGAAGGCAAACGAGGAGAAATCAGGCGATCAGTTGGCCGGAATCTCTGCACTGGATGCGAAGGAGCGGATTGCAGCCAAACTGGTTCTGTCCGATTTGACGCTGGGGGATATCCGAAATCATCCTCTGCTGCCGCCGGAAATCGATGAAGTGTCGCGGGTAATCGAAGACGGGATAAACGAGAAGATCTATACCGAGGTTCGCAATTGGACGGTGGCTGAGCTGCGGGAGTATTTGCTGCGGCAAGAAACGGGAAATGATGAAATTCGCAGGCTTTCCCGTGGCTTAACGAGTGAAATGGTCGCCGCTGTCACCAAATTAATGAGCAATCTTGATCTTGTGCAAGCCGCATCCAAAATGGAAGTCACAACGCATTGCAACATTACGATTGGCCAAAAAGGAGTGCTGTCCGGTCGGGCCCAACCCAATCATCCTACGGACAATATTCAGGGTATTAAGGCCGCTTTATTTGAAGCCTTGAGTTATGGGATTGGGGATGCGGTTATCGGTATCAATCCGGTAATCGATTCGGCAGATAGCGTCAAGAATATTTTGCAGGTGACCAAAGAAGTGATGGAGAAGTGGCAGATTCCGACGCAGAACTGTGTTTTAGCACATATCAAAACCCAGATGCGCGCTATCCGACAAGGCGCTCCAGCCGACATGGTGTTTCAAAGCTTGGCCGGCACGGAGGACGGGAATAAAGCGTTCGGCATTGATGTTTCGCTACTTAACGAAGCAGATGAGCTCATTGCCAGGGAAGGCACAGGGACAGGGCCGAATCTGTGGTATTTTGAAACGGGCCAAGGCTCCGAATTGTCAGCCGAAGCGCATCACGGTATCGACCAGGTCACACTCGAGTCCCGCTGTTATGGCCTTGCCCGAAAATATAAGCCGTTTATTGTTAACACGGTTGTTGGCTTCATCGGACCTGAGTATTTGTATGACAGCAAGCAGGTAATTCGGGCTGGTTTGGAAGACCATTTCATGGGCAAGCTTCAGCAGCTGCCGATGGGGGTAGATGTTTGCTACACCAATCATATGAAGGCAGATCAGAACGATATGGACAATTTGGCGGTGCTGCTTTCCGCTGCAGGCGTCAATTACCTGATCGGTGTGGCCATGGCAGATGACTGCATGCTCAATTATCAATCTACCAGTTACCACGATATCGCCACTTTAAGGGAATTGATGAGACTGCGCCCGGCCCCGGCATTTGAACAATGGCTGGTGAAAATGGGCATCATGGAAAATGGCCGATTAACGCCGATGGCGGGAGATCCGACCCTTTTTATGTAG
- a CDS encoding ethanolamine ammonia-lyase reactivating factor EutA, translating to MHNQWITSVGLDIGTSTTKMVISRLKLVRSSGAVSLPRFEIAERELLYASPIYSTPLKSGDEINAEHIWEIVTHEYKQAGIRPADLKSGAVIITGETANKTNARQILHLLAERSGDFVVATAGADLEGLLAGKGAGAERRSMQIRGAVANIDIGGGTANAAIFQRGKLIGTVTFHVGGRLIQIDSNGVIIDVSPSIRPWLRTSGYNIKAGDTVSFTLIEEICMGMCHCMMDYLAGQIIPEHDETLRSLLNGELLASMPPIGEWMVSGGIGLLMEAKKPESLADVAVHHDIGPLLAHTWKELSAQYPIRLIRADQTVKATVIGAGMQSTEISGATVHLDASLLPIRNLPLLGLDVTTQMLEQTGLLADALDAIMKSGASLFDRDQSPPFGLALSGMNDLTYTLLQHLADRLHASFVQHFPASETMVVICETDIAKALGQSLTKRCGQRPKVICIDQIRVEHGDYIDLGEPISGIMIPVVVKTLAFHNRAEGIRQ from the coding sequence ATGCATAACCAGTGGATCACAAGTGTCGGCCTAGATATCGGAACGAGCACGACCAAGATGGTGATTAGCCGTTTGAAATTAGTACGCTCGTCGGGTGCTGTCAGCTTGCCTCGATTTGAGATCGCGGAGCGGGAATTGCTGTACGCGAGTCCGATTTACAGCACTCCGCTGAAGAGCGGCGATGAAATCAATGCGGAGCACATCTGGGAAATCGTGACCCATGAGTACAAGCAGGCAGGAATTCGTCCAGCGGATTTGAAATCTGGCGCCGTTATCATTACCGGAGAAACGGCGAATAAAACGAACGCTAGGCAAATTTTGCATCTGCTCGCCGAACGCTCGGGCGATTTCGTTGTAGCAACGGCAGGTGCCGATCTAGAAGGGCTGCTTGCCGGCAAAGGCGCCGGTGCGGAGCGTCGCTCCATGCAGATTCGAGGCGCAGTCGCCAACATTGATATCGGCGGGGGTACAGCCAATGCGGCTATTTTTCAAAGAGGTAAGCTGATTGGAACAGTCACCTTTCACGTTGGGGGCAGGCTCATCCAAATAGACTCGAACGGAGTGATTATAGACGTATCGCCATCGATTCGACCATGGCTGAGGACTAGTGGATACAACATTAAGGCAGGCGACACGGTTAGCTTCACTCTCATAGAAGAAATCTGCATGGGAATGTGCCACTGTATGATGGATTATTTAGCCGGGCAGATCATTCCTGAGCATGATGAAACTCTTCGTTCCTTGCTGAACGGCGAGCTGCTTGCATCAATGCCTCCCATTGGAGAATGGATGGTATCCGGAGGGATCGGCCTGTTGATGGAGGCGAAGAAACCGGAAAGTTTGGCCGATGTGGCGGTCCATCATGATATCGGCCCTTTGCTAGCGCACACTTGGAAGGAATTATCCGCCCAATATCCTATCCGACTCATCCGTGCAGATCAGACGGTCAAAGCGACCGTCATCGGTGCCGGGATGCAGAGCACGGAAATCAGCGGCGCTACGGTGCATTTGGATGCATCGCTGCTGCCGATTCGCAATTTGCCTCTACTGGGGCTTGATGTAACAACGCAGATGCTTGAGCAAACTGGGCTGCTTGCGGATGCGTTGGATGCGATCATGAAAAGCGGCGCAAGCCTCTTTGATCGGGATCAGTCACCACCGTTCGGGCTGGCGTTGTCAGGAATGAATGACCTTACGTACACATTGCTTCAGCACTTAGCGGATCGGCTGCATGCAAGTTTTGTTCAACATTTTCCTGCTAGTGAAACTATGGTGGTCATCTGTGAAACGGATATTGCGAAGGCGCTCGGTCAATCCTTGACTAAGCGCTGCGGACAACGTCCGAAAGTCATTTGCATCGATCAAATTCGTGTAGAGCATGGGGATTATATCGACTTGGGTGAGCCTATTTCAGGGATCATGATCCCGGTGGTAGTTAAGACGTTGGCCTTTCACAACAGAGCGGAGGGGATAAGACAGTGA
- a CDS encoding ANTAR domain-containing response regulator — MKNAIVVVDDDPIIRMDIREMLEEGGYWVAGEAKNGEEAVELVARLKPDLAIMDIKMPVMNGIKASQIIRKLQQDTSVLLLTAYSQKELVKDAREAGVAAFLVKPISEEDLLPAVEIALSQKEKMDSLKQDIKQLKQSIEERKVIEKAKGIVMQVYALNEEDAYKKMREVSMTTRIPLSKLAAGVIADGIGALTSAAQDG; from the coding sequence ATGAAAAATGCCATCGTTGTTGTGGATGACGATCCAATCATTCGCATGGATATTCGCGAAATGCTGGAAGAGGGCGGATATTGGGTCGCGGGAGAAGCCAAAAATGGCGAGGAAGCGGTAGAGCTCGTTGCCAGATTAAAACCGGATCTTGCCATCATGGATATTAAAATGCCCGTCATGAACGGCATCAAGGCGTCCCAAATTATACGCAAGCTGCAGCAGGATACATCCGTTTTACTACTTACGGCATACAGCCAGAAGGAATTGGTGAAGGATGCGCGAGAGGCGGGTGTCGCAGCTTTCCTGGTTAAACCGATATCGGAGGAAGATTTGCTGCCCGCTGTAGAAATTGCCTTGAGTCAGAAAGAAAAGATGGATTCACTGAAACAAGACATCAAACAGCTAAAGCAATCCATCGAAGAGCGCAAAGTGATCGAGAAAGCGAAGGGCATCGTGATGCAGGTATACGCCTTAAATGAGGAAGATGCCTACAAGAAAATGCGTGAAGTGAGCATGACTACGCGTATTCCTCTTTCAAAGCTGGCGGCAGGCGTTATCGCTGATGGGATCGGGGCATTAACTAGTGCGGCACAGGACGGGTGA
- a CDS encoding sensor histidine kinase, with protein sequence MELCRNHTILSEEEAQTIMEMAAQLQMIADVSESDVFIDCPLADKGSALVVAEAHPSSAPSLYKTSVVGQYAFAQNEPAVMFCLLSGQSVIGARGISQEQIAIQQNVVPIRSKGGNVIGALIMEKDISEKLEQEKNVTRLMETTEQLSETLLTVAMSEGSMQSLMHEGIILFDDKECMTYTNPRAAEMLKQIGHIGAINGYPIAQLFYGRLEGNPLIGHKGLIHQELQIGHVSFDLKAMSIYRDQREVGGIILIRDISDMKEKEKQLVIKSAVIKEIHHRVKNNLQTVSSLLRLQMRRTKLEEVERVYRDSINRINSIAVIHEMLAFEGLETIHFNDVVERITKNIISSSSKPDQNIYPKIYGDELILQSDVATTLALVVNELVQNCVLHAFGERRTGNIDISLQFIGTFISVHVSDNGIGIEAANHSDRKSHLGLKITETLVEENLSGVIHITSDERGTDAHITFPLSKAQQKEDE encoded by the coding sequence ATGGAATTGTGCAGGAATCATACGATTTTAAGCGAGGAAGAAGCCCAGACGATCATGGAGATGGCCGCTCAGCTGCAAATGATAGCCGATGTGTCGGAATCGGATGTATTTATTGACTGCCCGCTCGCAGACAAGGGTTCAGCGCTTGTGGTTGCCGAGGCACATCCATCCTCAGCTCCATCCCTATATAAGACATCAGTCGTCGGACAATATGCTTTTGCGCAAAATGAGCCTGCCGTGATGTTTTGTTTGCTTTCTGGGCAGTCCGTGATCGGAGCGAGAGGCATCTCGCAGGAACAGATTGCCATTCAGCAGAACGTCGTGCCGATTCGGTCAAAAGGCGGCAATGTCATTGGCGCATTGATTATGGAAAAGGACATCTCCGAAAAGCTCGAGCAGGAGAAAAATGTGACGAGATTAATGGAGACAACGGAACAGCTGAGCGAAACACTGCTTACTGTGGCGATGTCTGAAGGCAGTATGCAGTCGCTTATGCACGAAGGCATTATTTTATTTGATGACAAAGAATGTATGACCTATACCAATCCCCGAGCAGCTGAAATGTTGAAGCAAATCGGTCATATTGGCGCGATTAACGGGTACCCGATTGCCCAGTTGTTTTATGGCAGATTAGAAGGGAACCCTCTCATAGGCCACAAAGGACTCATCCATCAGGAGCTTCAAATTGGGCATGTTTCCTTTGATCTGAAAGCCATGTCCATCTACCGGGATCAGCGGGAGGTAGGCGGCATAATTCTCATTCGTGACATCTCGGATATGAAAGAAAAAGAAAAGCAGTTAGTGATCAAATCGGCAGTTATTAAGGAAATTCATCATCGTGTGAAAAATAATTTGCAGACTGTATCCAGTCTACTCCGCTTACAGATGCGAAGGACCAAGCTTGAAGAAGTGGAGAGAGTCTATCGCGATAGTATCAACCGCATTAACAGCATTGCCGTCATTCATGAAATGCTTGCCTTTGAAGGACTTGAAACGATCCATTTCAACGATGTGGTGGAGCGCATTACGAAGAACATTATCTCGTCCTCTTCCAAACCGGATCAGAACATTTACCCGAAAATTTATGGGGATGAGCTTATTTTACAGTCCGACGTTGCCACTACGCTTGCGCTTGTTGTCAATGAGCTTGTGCAGAACTGCGTACTGCATGCTTTTGGGGAGAGACGTACCGGGAATATCGACATTTCCCTGCAATTTATTGGCACTTTCATTAGTGTCCATGTATCCGATAATGGTATAGGAATTGAAGCGGCAAACCATTCTGACAGGAAGAGTCATCTTGGCTTGAAAATCACAGAGACACTTGTGGAGGAAAATCTCAGCGGTGTCATTCATATAACTTCGGATGAGCGGGGTACGGACGCTCATATCACATTTCCGCTTTCCAAAGCGCAGCAAAAGGAGGACGAATAG
- a CDS encoding EutP/PduV family microcompartment system protein, whose product MKKVMLIGAVGAGKSTLIKALFGESEPAIKTQSLIYRDWIIDTPGEYSENPLYYRSLIATSHETAAVLLVQDAARNRNYFPPGFEQGFPVLTIGVVTKIDHPKADIDRAITLLRQSLPEGEIFLTSAASTVGIQRLKERLMEIVQE is encoded by the coding sequence ATGAAAAAAGTGATGCTGATCGGCGCTGTCGGTGCTGGAAAATCAACGTTAATTAAAGCCTTGTTCGGGGAATCGGAGCCGGCGATCAAAACCCAAAGTCTTATCTATCGGGACTGGATCATTGATACACCTGGTGAATACAGCGAAAATCCATTGTATTATCGCTCCCTAATAGCGACCTCGCATGAGACTGCAGCTGTTTTGCTTGTGCAAGATGCTGCCCGGAACAGAAACTATTTTCCTCCCGGATTTGAACAGGGGTTTCCTGTATTAACGATTGGGGTAGTAACCAAAATCGATCACCCGAAGGCAGACATTGATAGAGCCATTACCCTTCTGAGACAGTCGCTGCCGGAAGGAGAAATCTTCTTGACGTCGGCAGCGTCCACAGTGGGAATTCAACGGCTGAAGGAAAGACTTATGGAGATTGTACAGGAGTAA
- a CDS encoding BMC domain-containing protein yields the protein MEEQKMRVIQEYVPGKQLTLAHVIANPDPVLYTKLGIEERNAIGILTLTPTETAIIAADIATKAASVGIGYLDRFTGSLVLTGEVAAVEMAIEAVNAFLQDKLKFATAPITRS from the coding sequence ATGGAAGAGCAGAAGATGAGGGTGATTCAGGAATATGTGCCCGGCAAACAACTGACACTGGCTCATGTGATTGCCAATCCCGATCCGGTTTTGTATACGAAGCTTGGTATTGAAGAAAGGAATGCGATTGGGATTTTAACACTTACTCCCACGGAAACGGCCATCATTGCCGCTGACATTGCGACCAAAGCGGCTAGTGTGGGCATCGGTTATTTGGATCGTTTCACCGGATCGCTCGTGCTCACGGGGGAAGTAGCCGCTGTGGAAATGGCGATTGAGGCTGTGAATGCTTTTTTGCAGGATAAGCTGAAATTTGCGACTGCACCGATAACGAGGTCTTGA
- a CDS encoding EutN/CcmL family microcompartment protein has translation MFLGKVIGSVWASQKEVGMDNLKLLVIQPMDFKDSEAGTPIIAADRIGAGVGENVIVSRGSPARTLFTDKMVPIDAMIVGIVDSYEVAQETEEDVWKSRR, from the coding sequence ATGTTTTTAGGAAAAGTAATCGGCAGTGTATGGGCTTCGCAAAAAGAAGTGGGCATGGACAATTTGAAATTGTTAGTGATCCAGCCGATGGATTTCAAAGATAGCGAAGCGGGCACTCCGATCATTGCCGCAGACCGCATTGGAGCCGGTGTTGGCGAGAATGTGATTGTGTCTAGAGGGAGTCCGGCCCGAACCTTGTTCACGGATAAAATGGTTCCTATCGATGCGATGATCGTAGGCATTGTAGATAGTTATGAGGTCGCTCAAGAAACCGAGGAGGACGTATGGAAGAGCAGAAGATGA
- the pduL gene encoding phosphate propanoyltransferase, with protein MTLITETHLRTQLVKGLPNPFPVMDGDKLTPAAADFLKDRGISLRRVAPSESTILPGSEDSGLKLIPVGVSNRHVHLSPEHVEALFGAGYALTLLRELSQKGQFAARETVTLVGPKGIIQHVRILGPSRGATQVEISRTDGFELGVHPPIRLSGDIQGTPSITLVGASGTVVLQQGLIIAKNHVHMSPEDAQTFQVNEGDRLIVQATGERPIIFADTIVRISAHFSLDFHIDLDEANAAHLNTGDKVQMIGKNGEITRAERRQL; from the coding sequence ATGACGCTTATTACGGAAACGCATCTGCGTACTCAGCTGGTTAAAGGCCTGCCTAATCCGTTTCCGGTAATGGATGGGGATAAGCTGACACCGGCAGCCGCTGACTTTTTGAAAGATAGGGGAATCTCTTTGCGGCGCGTGGCCCCTTCGGAGTCAACAATCCTTCCCGGAAGCGAGGATAGTGGGCTCAAGCTCATTCCAGTCGGTGTATCAAACCGGCATGTTCATCTCTCTCCCGAGCATGTTGAAGCGTTGTTCGGCGCTGGTTATGCGCTAACTCTCCTTCGTGAGCTGTCTCAAAAGGGTCAGTTCGCTGCGCGTGAAACCGTGACATTAGTTGGTCCGAAAGGAATCATCCAACATGTCCGCATCCTAGGTCCTTCACGTGGAGCGACCCAAGTGGAGATCTCGCGTACAGACGGATTTGAGCTGGGCGTTCATCCCCCGATCCGATTATCCGGTGATATCCAAGGTACACCAAGTATTACACTCGTCGGTGCGAGCGGAACGGTTGTTTTGCAGCAGGGGCTGATCATTGCCAAAAATCATGTGCACATGTCTCCAGAAGATGCCCAAACCTTTCAGGTCAACGAAGGAGATCGCCTCATTGTCCAAGCAACGGGGGAGCGGCCGATTATTTTTGCTGATACGATCGTGAGGATTAGCGCGCATTTTTCGCTCGATTTTCATATTGACTTGGATGAAGCGAATGCTGCCCATTTGAATACAGGGGATAAGGTTCAGATGATCGGCAAAAACGGTGAAATCACGCGTGCCGAAAGGAGGCAGCTCTAG
- a CDS encoding BMC domain-containing protein, with the protein MAGEMAALGLVETKGLVGSIEAADAMVKAANVRLVGKVHVGGGLVTVMVRGDVGAVKAATDAGAAAAEKVGELVSVHVIPRPHSDIEFILPKLEG; encoded by the coding sequence ATGGCAGGAGAAATGGCAGCTTTAGGTTTGGTGGAAACGAAAGGCTTGGTAGGTTCAATTGAAGCGGCAGACGCCATGGTCAAGGCAGCGAATGTGAGATTGGTCGGTAAAGTTCATGTTGGCGGAGGACTGGTCACGGTCATGGTCAGAGGAGATGTCGGCGCTGTAAAGGCGGCCACGGATGCAGGTGCTGCAGCTGCGGAAAAAGTGGGAGAGCTTGTTTCTGTTCACGTCATTCCTCGTCCGCATTCCGATATTGAGTTCATTCTTCCTAAGCTCGAAGGTTAA